In the genome of Streptomyces sp. NBC_00433, the window CTGCTGCAGAAGAACGTCCTCGACCGCCGGCAGTGGGCCACCCGCCAGGAACTGCGGATCGCCATCGTGACCTGGATCGAAAGGACCTACCACCGGCGCCGCAGGCAAGCCTCCCTCGGCCGGCTCACACCCGTCGAGTACGAGACCGTCATGACCACACCGGCCCTCCAGGCCGCGTGAACGAACCTGTCACCCAACCCTGCACCAGACCCAGAGCCGTCCAAGGCCAGCTGACTTCCCGTGAGCGTGGCGGGCGTGTCACCGTTGATCTCCGGCGGGCTTCAACCCTCACGCTCTGCCGGTCGTGGCTCTTCTCGATCTCGCCTGCCCGTGCCGGCCGGGCGCGTCCGGGGACTTGGTGGGGTGGCAGATGGGGGCAGGGTGAAGGACATCGCGGTGCAGGCAGACAGCGACTTCGACGGCCGGTTGAAATAGCGCTCTCGCCATCTGATCCACAAGGCCCGCCGCCGCTCCCCCACCGCATACCGGTCGGCGTGCCGGCCCGCGACGGCGACCTCCTGCCAGCCGACCTGGCCATCGCCTCCACGGGGACCCGCCTGGTGCTGTGGTCACAGCAACTTCAAGCGCCGGTGAGGCCCGTGCTGCTCAGCCGCATCACCCGCGACCTGCTGCCTCCCGCCGCGCAACTGCTGCACCTGCTCGACCACGCCGGGGAACGCCCCTGGCACCCGTTCACCTGGACGCAAGGCTCTTCCGCACACCCCCTACACCCCGCGCGCCACCTTCCGAGGCACCATCCTGGCACCGCAGCGCTGGACCCTCCCCGACACCCTGACCCGGGCCGCTGCCCGGCGCGCGCCTGAGCTACTGGCTGCGCTACCGCACCGACGCGCTCGGGCCCCACCTGCGGGTACGCGCCCACACCACCACGGCGAGCCGGCTCCAAGTGCTTGACGCCCTGACCGGCTGGGCGGCCGAACTGCCCGACCAGGGCTTGGACACCAGCGGCGCCGGCATCTGCCACGGCACCGCCGGTGTCCTGCTGACCGCCGCCGCACACGGCAACGCACCCCTGGAACGCAAGGCAGCCGACGCCACACTCAACTCGCCGCCACCGGCGCCCAGAGCGGCAACCTGGGACTGCTCACCGGCAGCGCCGGCACGGCCCTGGCCCTCAGCAACCGCTCCAACCGCCCCCGCGACCAGGCGCACTGGTCGGCGCTGCTGCTCCTGACGTGAACGAACAAGCCGGCGACAGCCGGGGCCGTGCCACGGCGTTTCGGCCACACCAGTGTCAGACCCCCTTCCGGGTCCGCCAAGGGTCGATGCTGGGGTCTGTACGGTGACCGGTGTATCTCCTGATCAAGGAAGCACCTGATGAGCGACGTGATCGCCTCTGTCGAGGCGCATGAGGATGGACGCCCGGTCGAGCTGCCGGCGGATGTGGTGGACGAGCAGTTGATCGGGCAGCTGGTCGACCGGGCCCGTTCCGGCGGGCTGCAGTTGACCGGTGAGGGCGGGCTGCTGCAGCAGCTGACCAAGCGGGTGCTGGAGTCCGCCCTGGAGGGCGAGATCACCGACCACCTCGGCTACGAGAAGCACGACCCGGCCGGCGTCGGCAGCGGCAACAGCCGCAATGGTGTGCGGGCCAAGACCGTTCTGACCGAAGTCGGACCGGTCGAGATCGAGGTGCCCCGCGACCGGGAGGGCAGCTTCGAGCCGCAGATCGTCAAGAAGCGTCAGCGGCGGCTGACCGGCGTCGATGAGATGGTGCTGTCCTTGTCTGCCCGGGGCTTGACGCACGGCGATATCTCCGCGCACTTGGCCGAGGTTTACGGCGCCAGCGTTTCCAAGTCGACGATCTCGACGATCACCGACAAGGTCATGGACGGCATGGCCGAATGGCAGAACCGACCCCTCGACCCGGTCTACCCGGTCGTCTTTCATCGACTGCGTCCACGTGAAGGTGCGTGACGGGCAGGTCGCCAACCGGCCGATCTACGTCGCCCTCGCAGTCACCGTCGACGGCACCCGCGACATCCTCGGCCTGTGGGCCGGCGACGGCGGCGAGGGAGCCAAGTACTGGCTCCAGGTACTGACCGAGATCCGCAACCGCGGTGTCGAGGACGTGTGCATGGTCGTCTGCGATGGGCTGAAAGGCCTGCCCGACGCGATCGGGACGGTCTGGCCGCAGGCGATCACGCAAACCTGTGTCGTGCACCTCATGCGGGCCTCGTTCCGCTACGCGGCCCGCCAGGACTGGGACAATATCTCCCGCGCGCTCAAGCCGATCTACACCGCCCCGACCTCGGACGCGGCCGAGGAGAGGTTCCTGGAATTCCAGGAGGAATGGGGCACCAAATACCCCGCGATCGTGCGGCTCTGGTCGAACGCCTGGGCCGAGTTCGTGCCCTTCCTCCAGTTCGACGCGGAGATCCGCCGGGTCGTCTGCACCACCAACGCCATCGAGTCGGTCAACGCCCGCATACGCAAGGCCGTCCGCGCCCGCGGGCACTTCCCGAACGAGGCCGCAGCGCTGAAGTGCGTCTACATGGCCGTCATGAGCCTGGACCCCACCGGCCAGGGACGCAAACGCTGGACCATGCGATGGAAGCCCGCACTCCAGGCCTTCGACATCGCCTTCGACGGCCGACTCTCCATCGGCCGCCGCTAATCCACGCAAACCCATTTACACCAGTCGCTGGACAGACCCTGACTTAGCGCTGCAATTTGGCCCCTGTGGGCACCCGAACGCTCAGCGGCGGGACCGAGGGCTCGGCCTTCGGGAGTCAGTTGCCGGCCAGGCCCCATGCATCGAGCCCGCCGTAGATATGGGCCCTCAGGCAGTGGGGGGCGCTGAAGCCTGAGGCTTCGCCGCGGTAGATGGCGATGAGCGAGTCCTTGCCCCGCCACCAGGTGTCAGCGAGTCCCTGAACTTCGGGTACCGGCTCGAATCCGTCGAGGTTCAGGTCCTCGACGGCGCTGCCTTTGATCTTCGTGATGGTCTCGGCCCAGTAGCCCGCGTGGCTGGCCAGCGCCAGGGCTTCCACCCACCCCTTTGTGCTGGCGTGCAGCGGCGTCCAGTGGTCAGTGTCGATCCCGAACTCACCTCCTGGCCCGATCATGAACCCGTGGGCCATGGAGACGCGACAGCCGCCGGCCGGGAACCGCCATCCGTTCGCGGCCGAGCCCTCGGGGGCATCGGCTTCCAGAACGCGCGGGCCGCCCTCGTATTCGGGGGCCGGGGGCAGGGCGAGACCGCCCCAGAGCTCTTGAAAGGCGACAGCCCGGTCGATCTCGGCATCCGGAATCCCTTGCTGGAGCCATGCCTCCCGAAAGGGCTTGAGGTCGCGGTGTGGAACACGCAGCCCGTGTCCCTCGACGAAGTACCGAGCTCGCCGGCTCAAGCCTTCAGGCGCCTGTGGAATCAGCGGTACTCGGGGGTCTGCCGTCACGGTTGCTGCCCCTCGTATGGAGATGCTGGTACGGCCAGGTGCGGCGGTGCCGACGGCTGCGGAGCGCTGGACCAACGGACGGGGTCGCCGCCGGGGCCGTCGGTGAGCCAGGAACCGTCGCCCAGGGGTACCAGCTCGTACGGGTTGCTCGCCTCGACGGTGAACTCGCCGCTGAGGGTGCCCGTGCGTACGTCGACCAGGTGGTAGCGGAACCACTCCTCCTCGTCCTGACTCTCACCGCCCAGGGTGACGATGGCCGTGTCCTCGGTCAGGTAGCCACCGCTCCATTCCACGAAGGACTCCTCCGGGTCGTAACCGAAGGCTTCGACGGGGAGGGTGAAGAGCACGTCCCCGTTGGGGTGGTCGTGGAAGGCGACGTCCGCCTGCCCGTGGTCCACGGTCATGAACTGGTGCCCGGACGGAGCCAGGTCGATCAGGCAGCGGTCCTGCCACGGGTACGTCACGAACTTCGGCTCGCTGCCCGCCCCGCCCGTGCCCCGGAGAATGACGGAGCCGTCCTGGCCCTCACCGATGTCGATGTAGATGCTGCCGTCCACGGGATGCAGGTGGTGGAAGGCGCCGTGCCCGACCGTCCCCAGTTCCCGGCGGGCGACAACCACACCGCTCTCGGCGTCGTGCACGACCCACTGGTCCCCGCCCCCGCGTCCCGCCATCGCGTCCGGCCGGTAGACCCACACCGTCCGGCCGTCCAGAGACAGCGCACAGCCAGGCTGGTGGCCATGGCGTACGTCAGAGTGCGGTTCGAAGTCCGAGGCCCACATGAGGTCGCCGGCACGCGTGAGGCAGACGACTCCGTTCAGCGTCGTATACACGACCCGCTCCAAATCCTGCCGGACCACCGACGCTACGACCTCCTCACCATCCCGCGGCTGGAAAACCGCTGCGGGCTCCAGCGTCCCGTAGACGCCGGCCCCCACGACGTAGGCGTGGATCCGCCCGTCGCGGAGACGCGTGATGACCTTCGGCGACGACTCAGGAATCATCCGCTGAGGCTAACGCCAGCTCAGGAACCTCAAGAGCCGGGGCGGCGTGGTCCCGAGTTGGGTAGGCGCTAGCTGTAACGCCCAGGGGCCAACGAGAGCACTAAGTCTCAACAACTGTGACTGGCCGAGATAGGTGTCACCCGGAGCAGCCCGCGACCTGCGCTTTCACTTCACCCTGGCCGTGATGACTGGGTCACGTCCGCTGGAGTGGTGTATCGACGGCCACTCGGCGATCTTGTTTTGAGGCTATGCGGTGAGTTCGGTGGGCAGGGCGGTCTCGTCGGTTTCTGACCCGATCGAGTGGAGGCGGGCTTTGGCGAGCAGGTCGAGCCCCATGTAGCGGCGGGCTTCGGTCCATTCGTCGTTCTGCTCGGCCAGGACTGCGCCGACCAGGCGGATGAGTGCGGTGCGGTCGGGGAAGATCCCGACGACGTCGGTGCGGCGGCGGATCTCCTTGTTCAGGCGCTCCTGCGGGTTGTTCGACCAGATCTGCCGCCAGATCTCGCGGGGGAAGGCGGTGAAGGCCAGCAGGTCATGCTGGGCGGTGTCCAGGTGTGCGGCGGCCTTGGGGAACTTCGCCTCCAAGGCGTTCAGCACGTGCGTCATCTGGGCTTTCACCGCATCGGTGTCGGGTTGTTCGAAGACCGTCCGCAGCAGGGTGGCCACCCAGGGCTGGGCGGATTTCGGCACTTGGGAGAGCAGGTTGCGGGCGTAGTGGGTGCGGCAGCGCTGCCAGGACGCGCCGGGCAGGACCGCCCCGATCGCATTGACCAGGCCGGTGTGGGCGTCGGAGACGACGAGCTGGACTCCGCTCAGGCCGCGGGCGGTCAGCGAGCGCAGGAACGCCAGCCAGCCGGCGCCGTCTTCTGCGGTGGCGACGTCGATGCCGAGGATCTCGCGGTGCCCGTCGGCGTTGACTCCGACCGCGACGAGGGCGTGGACGTTGACGGTCCGGCCCTGCTCGCGGACCTTCTGGGTGAGGGCGTCGACCCAGACGAAGGCGTACGGGCCTGCGTCCAGGGGCCGGTTGCGGAACGCGGTGACTTGCTCGTCCAGGTGCTTGGACATGGCGCTGACCTGGGATTTCGACAGCTGGGTGACGCCGAGGGACTGGGCGAGTTTCTCGACACGGCGGGTTGAGACGCCGAGGAGGTAGGCGGTGGCGACCACGGAGATGAGGGCTTGTTCGGCCCTGCGGCGCCGTTCCAGCAGCCAGTGCGGGAAGTAGCTGCCTTGCCGCAGCTTGGGGATCGCGAGTTCGACGGTGCCGGCGCGGGTGTCCCACTCCCGCGGGCGATAACCGTTGCGGTGGTTGACGCGCTCGTCGCTGGCCTGCCCGTACTCGGCGTTGCAGAGCGCGTCGGCCTCCGCCGACATCAGCGCGTCGGCGAACGTCTTGATCATCGCGCGCAGCAGGTCAGGACTCGCCGAGGCCAAGTTCTCCTCGGTCAGGGCGTGCAGGGGCAGACTGTCATGTGCGGTCATCGTGCTGATCTCCTTCGAGGCTTAGACACTTCGAAGATCAGCCGGTGGCCGTCTCTCTATGCGGGCACCAACCCGGACGCCGGGACAAACCCCCGGATCAGGTCCAACCCGCTACACCACTTCCAAGGACGCAACCGATGACTGTCACCGGCTGGTCGGGATGGTTGTCACTTTCCTCACTCAGTCGCGACGGTTGTCACCAGATCCACATCGCTCGCGCGTCGGTCTGACCTCTCTCGTCAACGCCGACTAGATGGGCCGCCTCGGGACCCACGCGCGAAGCCTGGTCCAGCGGGATGGCAAAGCGGTGTTCTCCGAAATCCACCGCGAGGAGCCGATCCGGAAGCAGCTCGTAGTCGTCGGCGGTCTTGCCGATGAAGGATCGCATGAGCTCCAGAGATCCCTGCGCAGGAAAGTGCCATCCGCGGCAGCTATACAGGCCGAAGGGGTTGCTCAGTGCCCGCAAGACCGGTCCGTCGAAGTGCAGCTCGACGTAGTCGCGCACGAAGCAGACGGCGCTCACCTCCCGACCCAGAAGCAGCCGGAGGGGGTCACTCGAGTCGTCGACGATAGTCACGGGCTCATGCTGCCAGACGCTCCTGCTCCAGCAGGCCCGACCTCCTCCGCCCTTTAGCGAAGGCCGAATCCGCAGTGACCGTCCGTCGCCCTTGGCTGGGCCGTGCACCATGGTGGGGTGATGAGCACCGAAGCAGAGCCGGTCGAACACGATGACCGGTGGATCTTGAATCTCCGAGGACAGGGCGTTGCTGGGATCACTGTCGACTACCGCCTCACGCTGGCCCTCAACGAGGGTTGGGAAGTCGTACTCGAAACGCCCGCTCGGCTCTCATCCGGGCCGGCCCACACCAATCCCGGCGTGCTTCTGGTGCCGGAGACTCAGGACGTGGCCGCCGCCCTCCCGCTCTTCGGGACGAAGGTCGTCTCTGCGGTCGCCTTCAAGTCCGGCACGCTCCGGATGGCGTTCGAGAATGGCATGCATCTGACATGTCCAACCGATGCGGCGTTCGAGGCGTGGCAGATCACAGGACCTGAAGGATGGCGGTTCGTGTCCATGCCGGGAGGCGACCTCGGCGTCTGGTCCGCCTCCGCGGCGAATGAGAATCCGCAAGGTCGGTCTGCAGAGCATTGACAATCTGCCAGCTGGAGTGCGACGGGACGGACAGTCGCGGC includes:
- a CDS encoding IS256 family transposase, encoding MTAHDSLPLHALTEENLASASPDLLRAMIKTFADALMSAEADALCNAEYGQASDERVNHRNGYRPREWDTRAGTVELAIPKLRQGSYFPHWLLERRRRAEQALISVVATAYLLGVSTRRVEKLAQSLGVTQLSKSQVSAMSKHLDEQVTAFRNRPLDAGPYAFVWVDALTQKVREQGRTVNVHALVAVGVNADGHREILGIDVATAEDGAGWLAFLRSLTARGLSGVQLVVSDAHTGLVNAIGAVLPGASWQRCRTHYARNLLSQVPKSAQPWVATLLRTVFEQPDTDAVKAQMTHVLNALEAKFPKAAAHLDTAQHDLLAFTAFPREIWRQIWSNNPQERLNKEIRRRTDVVGIFPDRTALIRLVGAVLAEQNDEWTEARRYMGLDLLAKARLHSIGSETDETALPTELTA
- a CDS encoding DUF6188 family protein produces the protein MSTEAEPVEHDDRWILNLRGQGVAGITVDYRLTLALNEGWEVVLETPARLSSGPAHTNPGVLLVPETQDVAAALPLFGTKVVSAVAFKSGTLRMAFENGMHLTCPTDAAFEAWQITGPEGWRFVSMPGGDLGVWSASAANENPQGRSAEH